The window GTGCAGGATGGTCAGTAGTTCTTAGTGCGGGCTGGGCAGCAGCCCTCGGCGCAGGATGGGCAGCTGTCGCTGGTTGACGGAATGCGAGCGGAGGAGCCCTCGTCCTCCTCACTCCTCTCCGACCTGCTAATGAGGAGGGATTAGATCATACAACGACAAGGTAAAAAAAACTACGAAGTATGGAACAAATTGAAACTACGACAAACTAACTCACCAGTAAGAGGCTTGCGCCCAAACTTCTCATAGAAGAGCGCCCACTCACGAATCCCCACCATGTAGGGGAGAATTGCGCTCACCCACTCGCGAATATCGACAACTAACGGGGGAGGTAGTCTCTCGGCTATAAAAACATTAAACAAGTCCTCAGCAAAGTCTATAAAAGGAAGACGATTCGACGACCATCTTgagaaaaaatcacaaaagtaaacaaagaaaaactTACGAGCAAAGTTCTACGTCTCTGGAAACCCTGCTGAGTTTGCCACAAGGTGCTCTGTCCGCACATAGGAGTAGTTTTCCCAAAAGCAGCGATTGgccttatcgtccatcttcaccaccaagccTTTGGTTCCTCGATGGCGCATATGAATCATCATATCCTGAAGAAAATGAGGGGCGAAGATGTGGAGCATGTGCCCCAAGGAAATTCTTTGGCTGGCCAGCTCCGCATACTTGATGAGCATATGAAAGAGCTTGTACGCGTACGGAGAGAGTTGAGCTTTACACATTTCGTAGAAGCGGCAGAAATCCACCACCAGAGAATGAAGGGGAGTGTGTATCCGATGACGAAGGGGTACGCGTAAAACGCACAGTAGCCCGGGCGGTGCAAATGCACAATGTCCTTCCCCGCCGACACCATTTCAATATGAGCAGGGAttccccacttagctttaagcgcCGTGATCGCCGCCTCATCCATAGTGTAAGGAACGGGTTCCGGTTCATTTCTAGAAGGGCTATAAAAATCAGTCATCGCCTTCCCCGGACGAGGAACTATCTCGTCCACCGTCGGAAATCCCTCATCTTCCACCACCTCCACTCCCTCTTCGAATAGGGATACATCACTTTCCGGCACCGGAGCACCAACAGCTCTATCGGATTGGGAAAAAGTACTAGCCATCTATCTTCCTTGATCGAAATAAACAAGAACGATGAAGGAAAAGAGATAATGGTCACGTCGAATTCTAGCGAAAGCAGAAATATGAAAGACTAGAGAAGGAGGAAGTTTGCAAAGTTCTTTCTCAGATAAATTGAAAAGCACAACAATCAAATGAGGGATTCCCCCTATTTATAGGGACATACATGTCTTGAGCGGGAAACCCAAGAGCCGCCAATCAAAAAAAAATCTCAAAGGGCACGGGAAACGATACGGTGCCTGGGAAACGTGTGTCATAATGATGCATAAAAGGTATTCATGGTACCCTGAATCGATGTAAAGATCTAACTCTGAACTGACATAACGGTCCAATGAAATCCTTGAAACGTCACGCCCCACCTCGCCATAAGGACCTCGTTCCTTGCATAATGTTCGGATTTCTCCTAACTTTTGAATCAACAGAAACTGCCCATCGAGCTCGCCAAAAGGTGACCCCGAcgggcggagggactaactgtatgggtcaaaatctgaccacaagaTGGTTATCATTAAAAGGAATGGTAAGGGGTCAACCAAGCCATAGTCGTGCCCACAAGGCGTAATAGCAACGAGTGTCTCggctaggggtgtcaatggatattcgaaaaccgaCCGAACCATACCGCatcgaaccgatttttaggtttctttttaagaaaccgtaggtttttatatgaATATATAAccgcaccgataattagggtaggttttttattttataaaaataaaccgaaaaaatactgaaccataccgaataaattttacatgtagaaattatatttatttagtaagtttaaaattaataatgcattaaattttctttgagccttggaattatgaaaactattacaagccaacaagtaattaaactcaaaatactaattcctaaaacctattatgctacttctacttaaactaagttatttcaagtatctttattagcaagacacaaagtattctagcgaatatgagtagcaaactacaatgtattgaatatgttttctttcatataatttagatttatctttttgaatatttaatcttcgattgactttattcttgagtcccagcttggtatatctttcaactcgtgtgattaatattttctttgcctttgtttgatttcttttacgctgttgtagaatagttaatggatctatactctagccattttttttaaattcatcaccctttaaacaataaaaatgtctagagagttttgctaagtcctataaaagaacgtatgATATTGCAATTCTACTTCTACTGGTAatttttatatgatattaaaaaaataccaaaaattaaccgaaccgtaccaataccgaagagaaaccgacatgattgggacggtttcgaaaagtctaattttggttatacataatagaataaccgaaaaattggtatggtacaaattttataaaataaccggccgaaccgaaccattgacacccctagtctCGGCCATTGCCGAGATCGAGCCATCATAAGGCTTACACGGCAGAACACATGTCGTAATGCTTGGGCGAGTAAAGAGGAGTACATTCATGAGAAAGTACGCTGGTTAAAAACCGTTGGATAAAGGAGAAAATTGATAATATATATGTGAGATGAAAGCAaggagaagggggggggggggggagagagagagatgagCACAAAAGCTCCAACAACAAACCAAAAGCCCGGATTTCAGTTATAACCTTTTGTAATCATTATCGTTGGATCAATAAAGATAGATCTCATAGTTATCAACAGCTTtccctcttttccttctttgctCTTACAAGTACGGAACAATATATCAAAGATGTAAGCTTATCATTTACATTTGATGTCTGTTAATCATCTTAAGAAATGTTATATAAGCTCGGTCTCTTTCGATTCTCATATTCAATATGTTtagatctagagttaattatatttggctaagatttaccctTCGTTTCTTTATTAATTGATTTAACGAAAAGCTTTGCACTTTTCGGTTTCAACATATACTCATCATAATCCAAAATTGACTCCTCGTATCGATGGATGGATTGATTTAGCGGTTAAACTTAACGTCAAGGTACTGCAACTGCATTTTTCTGGTAATTACTATAGTTTACCTGATGCAATTTATACTGCTAAAGGGCTGATAGATCTGACACTAAGTAATTGCAAGTTTGAATTTGATACTATTATCACCACAAACAACATCATAAGATTCTGTAAtcataaatatctttatttagATGAAGTCTATCTCAGAAGAGTCCAGGCTCCAAATCTTCGAAGCTTTGAATATGGAGAGGAGAATTGGGAAATTGGTAATGTGGATGCTTATAATAACTTACAAATACTCAAACTGAGAACTACCAACATCACAGACCAACAACTTCAACATCAGTTCGCTAAATACTCAAACATTTCAGAATTGGAATCAATATTTTGCGATAGCCTGAAAAATATTGATATCGTGAGTGAAAAACTCAAGAGTTGACCTTAGCACGGTGCAAGAATCTAGAAAAAGTCAAGATTCAAGCTCCAAATATAACAGAATTCTATTTTAGGGGTGACACAATGCCCTTGTTATCTATGGATCCTTCTACACTTGAAAGAGCCACACTCGATTTTTACTTCCCGAGCACAATAAGAACAATCTTTGGAGTTGTGGATGCTACTTGGTTCACCAATCCTCTATCACTTTGTTCAAAAGTTCAACTATTCTGAAGGCCGGATATTGGTAATAACTTGCAGGCAGGTAAGAGCTAGTtttcgttctttttttttttctttcctcttgacTTATACATTACTTGTTGAATTTGGTTTAAGTTATATATGAATGTTATTGACAATAATATTGCAGAATGGGATCATCCTTATTTATGAAGATCCAAGAGAAATTATCATTCATAGATGATTTAATGTCCTTGGGTTTCGGGCAGCCAGCGATCATGTCCATACTTACAAGTACAAATAGCAAACTACTCCaggtaatttctttttttttttttatcttttcttttcattGCAAGGGATAATATTACTGTCAGAAACAATAATGATAAAGATATGGACATtaggcctaactcaaccccaaaagctagttTTTGAGGTGAAGATTATTATCTAAGCCATATAAAGAGACTAATTCCTCCATCCGTTAGCCGATGTGGGAGACTCAACACCCTCCCTCCCCCCTCCCCGCATGCTCAGACCTGCCAACTGGAGCGCGGACAATTTAATGTGGGGGCCAACATCGGTGAAACAAAGAACTGGGATGGGTCCGGCTCTAATAACATGATACAGATATGGGCATTGGACCTAACttaaccccaaaagctagctcttGAGGCAAGGATTGCCCAAGTCGAGACGAAGTCCCCCATCCCTTAGCTGATGTAGGATACTCAACAAGTAATATTACGGTTATCTTACTGGTGTTACTGCTTATTACTAcagcttcttctttttcatttttccttgaGCTGAAGGTTTATcaaaaacagtctctctacctttcTCAAGGAAGGGATAAGTTCTGCTTATACATTAGCTTCTCAGACCCTACTTGTAGGATTACACTGGTATTATTGTTGCGGTTGATAATATTTCTGTCCTCGCATTTTCTTTATGTTGTTGCTTGGCTTATATACATTAGCATATTCTCTATAACTTACTatgattttctttgatatataggTGCTGCCTACGTTAATAGGATGTCCAGAAGAGCAAAATTCCAGTAAAGAATGCACATTTCATACTGAGTTTTGTTTGGCAAAGTGAACTaaaagaagtcaacaattttATAGACACAACTAGGAGGAAATGACCACCCTTCTGTATAATTCTTGGTTGAAATCGACACCTCTGATTGACCAAATGACTACTTTCATGTTCAAATGGAAAAAACCAAGCTTAGCCGACTGGCCATTCGAGTGGTAAGCGCGGCTTCCAAAGAGGTGGCCTTAGGTCTCGACTTGACTCTTTATGAGGGTTCTGATAGTCCTCGCCCTCTCTCTCAACTCCCTGCTCGAGCTATTAAGCAGGGAGTGGATGGAGAGGGCAAGTATACCATCATTTAGAGTTAGTGGGTTCAGACGTCAGTTGGTATGATTTACTATTACATactatgttttttatttttttttattttgtttgcatAGTTCCATCTGAATACAGGAAGACTCATTTGAACTTACTAAATCCATCCTTGATTTAACCAGACCTCCTGCTTTAAtttacataattatatatatttgcAGTCAAATTCGTGATAAGTTTCTGATTTACCTTGCTCTAGTTCTAAACTTGTGCTCACATATGAAATACATTTCTGCAATATCTTGAGTGCACAATTTTTGCTTTTTAATTTGTTAGATTGTTTTGGTAATTAAAGAAATTGATAAAAAGGCATGCTAAATTTTACTATCTGCAAAAGGGGTGTTTTttttgtttgggggggggggggggggtagaaaATTCTCTTTGTTGATATGCTACTAGAAATTATTACATAACTTGTTCCTTACAGGGTATAAAGTCCCACAATTGCATCAAGCGACAACTAAAATTAGCCAAAGAAATGGGACATGAAGAATTATAAGTGAAACGAACTGCCTATTTGTTGTCAAACTTAGCAAAAACAATGACATAGAAGCTTGTGCATTTGGGATTCTAATAAGTTACTAGGATCTGcattagaaaattatatataatcaatgagtttttaaaaacaaattcaaaattTGAACAAAAGCTACTGGTTCAGCCGAACCGCAACTAGCACTCTGACTTCGCCTCTGATAGTAAGTATGTCATGAGTAACACCCTCTTTGGGCTATTCTTGAAAATTGCAAATACTTGCTTGAAGCCAACAAAGTCAAAGAGAATATCACACACATATGGAGAGAGTGGAACACAAATGTGCAGACTTTTTGGCAAATGAAGGTCATAGACATAAAGAAGATCCTTTAATATGGGAAGAGGCAAGCAAAGATCGGGAGCTTTTGCTATTTATACTCTTAATATGGTATAATGTTGTCCGCTACGGGTAAAAACTAGtacattttttttttactctttcgCAATGGATAAAAAAAAAACGCATGACCAACTCCAAAACTTCAATACGTAAACTGGCAACTAAAGTAACATTTTTCCTTGGTCTATCATTCATCAAGTATACTGAAAAGTGGTATTACTtttcaaaatgacaaaaatatataaataaatatataaaaaagggcagcctggtgcactaagctcccgctatgcacggGGTCCGGGAAGGGTCGGACTACGAGGGTCTATCATACGCAGCCTAAACAGGAGAATGAATAAGTGCGGCATCCAAAAGCCGCATGAATGATCAAAACATTTCTTATTTAAAGCAGGGTGATCTTGCTTATACAAGGTTATCAGTAACTTGGTCAGAAGCATTTTCAATTGAACCAATTTGAGGAGATAATTAAGAGGAGGATTATTGCTTTAGCAGGGTGAAAGGAGTATAACTTCTGAACAAAATCAATATTTTTACTTGCTTCTTTCTCTTAGTACTCTTATTCGCCATATAAAGGAAATACGGTCTATAGTTAACTGCCATTGAACTTTCTGGTTTCTAGGGAATTACGGGCAGCGCAACTGAAGATGCAAACCATCTCTTTCTACACTGCTGAATATTGTCTCAGCTTTGAAATCTGTTTATTCATATCAATCAAGTGAACTATGCTAAGAACAATCAAACTCCTCTGCACGAGTCCTATGTTACTCGGACTCTCTGAAAATGTCAATGAGTGCGTGTCGGATCTTCCAAAAGTAGTATATTTTAGGAGGATCCGACACGAATGCGGCGGCTATTTTGGAGAGTCTGTGCAACATAGTGCCGGACAGCGAAAGGAGGGGGAAAGGGCAAGAAGAAGCTTTTGGCAACCATACCAGCAAAGCATATATTTTGAAAGAACGAAATCTCATATGTTTTGAAGGCAAAAGGAAGAGCATACACAAGCTGAAGCTCAActgtttctctctctctcttagccTTTTGTTGCAAAATGCAGAATGTACAAGATAAAAAGATAGTTTTCTAGATTTTCTCAGCTCCCGTGCAGATTAGTACCGACAAAAATTGTCTTTCCGCTAGGTTCCTAACTGAAACTTGTGCTTTTGTAAAGATCCAATTGTAATTCTTGGCACAATCTTAGTGCTACTTTTGTTTGAATTAAAGCTTACCTACCTATATTAAAATGGCAGCAATCAGGAATTGCTGAGTGAAGGAATTGGAAAGTTATTGTCTACAAGTGATTCAATACGCTGATACCTGAACCCGCCCACCACTTTTTCAAACACTAAGGGTTCGTTTAGTATGATGAATAAGCAAAAATAATCTTGCAATAAAAAGTTAGTACCACTTTGTCCCTTGTTTGGTTACTATTTCTGGATAAGTTATCCCAGGATTAAAACCAGTATCGGGATAACTTACACCTCCCAGACGGTGGGATTATACGGTGGAATAGTAATCCCAGGATAACCTAggcttaatacaacataccaaacagtcaataagaaataaataataccaggataactaatcataatataactaatcccGGTATAACTTATCCCAGCATAActtgtcttcaaaccaaacgaccccttagcaGATTagaccaaaaccatcaaattgaCAAGAAGCTTATACACAATATTCCAGGAGAAATTTACCTAATGAGAAGGAGCTGTGAGAGAACAAAATTTGGTCTGAAGATAGATAAACGAGTACTTGGAGAAGATACTGTCTATGAGATGAGTAGGATTATAAAGCATCATTTTGAGTTCTATAGTTCTGTATATCATCTACATGCACTGATTAAGTTCATCCAGTTTTAACAGATTTACTTTTACCGTGTTTCAAGAAAATAGATCTTGGATCTAAATCAGCGCCAAAAGTTACCTCAAGAGGTGAGATTATGTAAGACTGTATACAGATATTACAGCTTATACAATTAACCAATGTAGGATTCTGACATACTCCACACAAATCAGGAGTGTGAACTATCATAACATGGGTGGCCCAACATCAAGGATAAATCTAGCACTAGAATTATAGCTCTCGTGCCATTATAAAAACACGAACTTTAGCCCTCATTTGTTAAGAACCTTTGGAAATCCTCACAGCCAATGAGAGACAGGTGATATATTTTCTAATACCCTCCCACATTTGTAACTCTGTCCTAGAGCTTACACGTGAATTTGAatctctttctatttttttaaatttttttttgcttttaaatttTCTCTTATGTTTTCTTAGATCAGTTTTTCTCTTATGTTTTATTTGAGCAAGTGGGATTGGCCTAAGAAGACAAGACGGGAGTagttatatatacacacacacacagatgATATGCTCACAGATTAAGAAGAGGGCTTGAAACACATGCAGACAGTAGGCTCAACAGGTAGAGGATTACTGGagtaaagttttttttattttttggtctgGAGCAAAGTTAATGACTCAATAAGCTGAATTGAGAGAGAGAAGCCCAAGCAGCTCGCTGACTaagttgagagagagagagagagagagagagaacatcTAGAGAGAACACAGTTGTCAAAGTACTTGCCAATTttggctctaataccatgttaaaAAAATGAACCTAGTGGCTTGCGCTTAACTCAATCCCAAGAGATAGCTCAAGCAGCGAGAATTGCCCAAGACCATATAAAGATGTTACAGCCCATGCACTTGACTGATGTGGGATTCGAACACCTTGATTTGTTGTACATGACCTCATTTACAAAGGTTTTACATCAATATTTCCCCATAATCACAATTTTGGAAGGACAAAAGTAAAGAAGTTAGTTTTGACACTACTATAATGAATATAATCAGCACATTTTATTCAGAAAGAAAAGGAACCAAATATGTAACAAGCAAGAGAATAAAGTAAATGAGGAATCCACCCATCGTGCCACAGTAAAGGAGTTGTGAAGGGAGAGACTTAAACCTGAAGGAGAAAATCATCAACTGCCGTCGTTTTGTTAAGCTTTATATTCTCACAAGAGACCTTTTCTTGGTGGTTACAGTCGTTTTTATTTCAATCACCCTACTTAGCAGCAGGTATTTTAAGTTGCATTTCTACTGGCATTCTACTAAACATGAATAATGTGAGATAGCTTTCTTCTGTCATTGAAATCATTACCATAAAATTATTCTTTTTATGATATGGTGATCCCACTCTCCAAACCCCCTTAACTAGGAGCCCAATATTGGCTCTTTTCGACTTTGTTTTTTTGGTGATTTGAACGGGTCATTAAGATAAAACTTGTTTGGGCTATGCTCCTATCTTGCCTTTACTTATGTGGGAAGGCTTTCCTTCCTTAAATTCCATGTAATTACAAGCCCATTTCTGGCCATTGATTTAGCATACTGATCATCAAGGAACAACAACAAAACTTCAAATACCGAATCAGCAGCTAAATGTTACTTTATATTCCATATAATTCTACATGAAACCAAGGAGAATGGAGATGTCAAAACTAGGCAAAAGGCTACAAAATTTCTATCCAGGCCAACTTAACACACTACCAATATACACATACCACTATAAGATTATAAGCAGAATAAAAAAATAAGGCCAGAATTTATTCCCTCTGACTTACCCTAAATAGGTGTGAGGCAAGCGCATCCCTAATCTTCTTCCCACTTTCATCAACCTCTCCATCAAACACCGGAAACTCTTCACTCCTCGGATACTCCACGGTTTCATCTGTCACTGCTTCACTACACTTGATAAGAAAATTGTGCAGCAAACAGCATGTCACAATTACAAATGGAAATGCCTCAACACACTGCTCATTCCATTTCTTAGCCAAAATCTTCCACTTTGCCCTCACTCTCCCAAAAGCTGTCCCCACCAACTGCATTCCTTTACTATGCACCGAATTAAACGCCATTTCCTCAGAACTCCTCTCATCTTCCTCGTTCGATCCGCTGTAAGGCGTTAACAGCCATGGTAAAAGTGGGAAACAAGAATCACCAAGAATGTACTGAGGTATTGAATTCTCATCATTTAGCTCAAAAGATGGACCATTTAAGTATTCCTTTGATTCCTCAACACCCAAATAAAGCTTAGATTTTCTTAAAACATTTTCAGGCCTCATTGTACCAGGCCACCCAGCTGAAACATCTAAGAATCTACCTTCAGAATCTACCAAAGCTTGAACAATCAAGAACccatttttatccataaaatcacCATCCAATTCAAACTTTTCACACCCCAAAACACCACAACAATTAGGCAAAGAAATCCAACCAAACCCCACAATGACCCTATTGATATCGTTCTTTAGCTCAAACAAGTGCCCAAGATTCTCATTGATAGCTCTGCACACAGTGTAAAAAACCCGACACGCGGTAGGGGAATCAATACCAAATCGACGTGAAATAGCAGAAAAGGAAGCACCGTGAGCGAGGCGAAAGAGGGCAGCAGCAAGGGCGTAATTGGGAGGAACAGAGAGTGAGGAAAGAGAAGGCGTGAGAAGGCGGAGCAGGAGAGTGAAAGAGGGCTTCGTGATATTGAAATTTTCGGCCCAAAGGGTGTCCGAATCAGCCGCCAGAAATCGCTGGAACCAGCACTCGGCGGCGCGTGGCGAAGTTGGGTCGGTTGGTGGAGAAGCTAGGGTGGCGCGTGAGGGTGGTGGGGGAGGAGGGGGGAGGTTGAGGAGTGAGAAGATGGTCGAAATGGAGGTAGAGGTGGAGGAGATGAGGGATTCGAGGGAAAGGGATTGGTGGGGGAGGAGGCTGAGGTCATGGCGGAGGAGGAAAGAGTGGGCGGAGGAGATGGCGGAGATGAGCTGAGGAATGAGTTTGGTGCAGTGTTGGTGGCGGAGTTGAAGGGTGGCTTTGAATTTCTTGGTTAGTTTGTTCATCTTTTTGGTCAtcattatattcttcttcttctttttccttcctCTCTTTTTGCCGGCGGTGGCCATGGAAATGGATTGGTAATTTTCAACTTTCAAGAATGGATTTCAATTTTTTTCCAAAGCAATTTGCTTTCCTGTTCTTGGGTTACTTCTTCTGGCTTTGTATTTTCTCTCTACTAGTAAATGTACCCGCGCGGCTCATTGCAAATAAAAATAGTGCAACGAGGCATAATAGAAACCGGTGTATAATATAGACAAAATTTACTGATCGCATAATGCTGTACCTTGGGCCGGGGccgggcctaaatgggccaaacgggccgatCTTAACGGGCctgggcctggcggtcccggtctcTGGCAAtcccgggcctcgcggtcccgggcttcgtgggttCAACGGGTGGAATCAGCCCGTAACGGGTCTAAGCCCATATGGTCCTGGACTAAACGAGtcgggctcgtgggcttagcgggcctaacgggctttttgattatcatggctatataaataatatatatgtagaaatcAAATTATTAAAGTGCTTCAATACATAGAAATCAAATcatttttgtaaattgaaaataaatggctatttgtgcaatatggccgttggtggtcattggaggtggggccctcattttgaattttgaaaaatcttgttttgaAGACTTctatagtatactagtatagtatattatatatatatatatatatatatatatatatatatatatatatatatatatatatagtatgttatgtatatatatatatatatatatatatatagattttcttgtagtatatattgtatgttatgtatatatattaccttatatattttcttgtagtatatattgtatggtatgtgtatatattaccttatatattttcttgtagtatatattgtatgttatgtgtatatattaccttatatattttcttgtggtatatattgtatgttatgtgtatatattaccttatatattttcttgtggtatatattgtatgttatgtgtatatattaccttatatattttcttgtagtatatattgtatgttatgtgtatatattatagcttataaataattgcaagttaaagacccaaaaaatattgcaaaaagatattcaagggtatgtcttataatttttattaccaaaaatgacatatctttcttagtcttcctccccccaatggaatgagcacaacaaggtactaatatcaccattaaaagggaaaaaaactaaaagaagatatGTCAAAGTACAAGGTACACCATAATCTACATTGTATctctaacaaatttcataaatccttcaaggttcggaggaggttgcgttggtggtggtggaaaagaagcttgttcatcaccacttccgggcgaagcagtaTCCTCCGCAATTTCCgccatcatttcttcataagcttcatctatcgccggttgtgattctgcaattccaaagttccttctttccgagcggatccaatctctaaacagtacagatttttccaagctctccctcattgacgctctatgatcacctatttgcagtcttgcttgactgaaagcgctctctgatgcaacagttgaagcttgaattgataaaatatcccgagccattcttgcaagaaccggaaaatatttttcttttgccttccaccattccaaaagatcaaaagagccgtctggattctccttttcaagtccctgagacaaataaacttgaagctcatttataaactgtttgagcattaattttaattggggcttttgcatctgcaagtgtagcaacttcctcatttgaaagatctaaagccttataaatatttgaataccaaaaatgaggacctcccaatttcattgtaggatttaacattgcagcaagaccataaataggagggataggaaaaaaatattttttaaacttttgtttcatttcatttatagcaagttcataaatgtccccaccctcaccaaattcaacaaacaaatcagatagtgctgca is drawn from Nicotiana tabacum cultivar K326 chromosome 9, ASM71507v2, whole genome shotgun sequence and contains these coding sequences:
- the LOC107764690 gene encoding protein ALP1-like, encoding MATAGKKRGRKKKKKNIMMTKKMNKLTKKFKATLQLRHQHCTKLIPQLISAISSAHSFLLRHDLSLLPHQSLSLESLISSTSTSISTIFSLLNLPPPPPPPSRATLASPPTDPTSPRAAECWFQRFLAADSDTLWAENFNITKPSFTLLLRLLTPSLSSLSVPPNYALAAALFRLAHGASFSAISRRFGIDSPTACRVFYTVCRAINENLGHLFELKNDINRVIVGFGWISLPNCCGVLGCEKFELDGDFMDKNGFLIVQALVDSEGRFLDVSAGWPGTMRPENVLRKSKLYLGVEESKEYLNGPSFELNDENSIPQYILGDSCFPLLPWLLTPYSGSNEEDERSSEEMAFNSVHSKGMQLVGTAFGRVRAKWKILAKKWNEQCVEAFPFVIVTCCLLHNFLIKCSEAVTDETVEYPRSEEFPVFDGEVDESGKKIRDALASHLFRSYIISPLEVTFGADLDPRSIFLKHGKSKSVKTG